Proteins encoded together in one Lathyrus oleraceus cultivar Zhongwan6 chromosome 5, CAAS_Psat_ZW6_1.0, whole genome shotgun sequence window:
- the LOC127081730 gene encoding secreted RxLR effector protein 161-like, giving the protein MDDIIFISQRKYTKSIVKKFDIENASHKRTHAPIHLKLTKDEKGVNMDQSLCMSMIDSLLYLVASRPDITFVIGVCARYKSEPKMSHITQVKRILKYINGTSDYGMLYSHNSNPFLIGYYDADWAGNVDDINSTSGGCLFLGNNIISWFFKKQNNVFLSTVEAEYIAAESSCSQLIWMKQMLEECNVQQDVMTLDLIKDKFVTLENVTTNKQLADIFTNALDENQFEKLRGDLGICVLEEL; this is encoded by the exons ATGGATGACATTATCTTTATCTCTCAAAGAAAGTATACTAAGAGTATAGTGAAGAAGTTTGACATAGAAAATGCTAGTCATAAAAGGACACATGCACCAATCCACTTGAAATTGACTAAAGATGAAAAAGGTGTAAATATGGATCAAAGTCTGTGCATGAGTATGATTGATAGTTTGTTGTATCTTGTAGCTAGCAGACCTGACATTACATTTGTTATAGGAGTATGTGCAAGGTATAAGTCTGAACCCAAAATGAGTCATATTACTCAAGTAAAAAGGATCCTGAAGTATATCAATGGAACTAGTGACTATGGAATGTTGTATTCTCATAATTCAAATCCTTTTCTTATAGGATATTATGATGCAGATTGGGCAGGCAATGTTGATGATATAAATAGCACTTCTGGGGGATGTTTATTCTTGGGAAATAATATTATATCTTGGTTCTTCAAGAAGCAAAATAATGTGTTTTTATCTACGGTTGAGGCTGAATATATTGCAGCAGAAAGCAGTTGTTCTCAATtaatttggatgaaacaaatgttagAAGAATGCAATGTCCaacaagatgtcatgacatt GGATCTTATTAAAGACAAATTCGTTACTCTTGAGAATGTAACCACTAATAAGCAACtggcagatatctttactaatGCCTTAGATGAAAATCAGTTTGAAAAGTTAAGGGGCGATTTGGGAATTTGCGTGCTTGAAGAATTATAG